From one Streptomyces sp. ICC1 genomic stretch:
- a CDS encoding VIT1/CCC1 transporter family protein: MSIIDIQAPLHTAHRDNHTHRDVNGGWLRPAVFGAMDGLVSNLALMTGVAGGAVAPHVIAVTGLAGLAAGAFSMAAGEYTSVASQRELVLAELEIERQQLRKHPVDEMEELAELYVSRGVEPALAREVAMQMSRDPEQALEIHAREELGIDPDDLPSPMVAAVSSFGSFALGALVPLLPYLLGAATLWPAVLLALLGLFACGAVVSRVTARSWWYSGMRQLVLGGAAAGVTYILGTWIGGAVG, encoded by the coding sequence ATGTCCATCATTGACATCCAAGCACCGCTTCACACCGCCCACCGCGACAACCACACTCACCGCGACGTGAACGGTGGATGGCTGCGCCCGGCGGTCTTCGGCGCGATGGACGGGCTCGTCTCCAACCTCGCCCTGATGACCGGCGTGGCCGGCGGGGCCGTCGCCCCGCACGTCATCGCGGTCACCGGCCTGGCCGGTCTCGCGGCCGGCGCCTTCTCGATGGCCGCCGGCGAGTACACCTCCGTCGCCTCGCAGCGCGAGCTCGTGCTCGCGGAGCTGGAGATAGAGCGCCAGCAGCTGCGCAAGCACCCCGTCGACGAGATGGAGGAGCTGGCCGAGCTCTACGTGTCGCGCGGCGTCGAGCCCGCGCTGGCCCGCGAGGTGGCCATGCAGATGTCCCGCGACCCGGAGCAGGCGCTGGAGATCCACGCCCGCGAGGAGCTGGGGATCGACCCGGACGACCTGCCGTCGCCGATGGTCGCCGCCGTGTCCTCCTTCGGGTCGTTCGCGCTCGGCGCGCTCGTCCCGCTGCTGCCCTACCTGCTCGGCGCGGCCACCCTGTGGCCGGCGGTCCTGCTGGCGCTGCTGGGGCTCTTCGCCTGCGGTGCGGTCGTCTCCCGGGTCACGGCCCGGTCCTGGTGGTACAGCGGGATGCGCCAGCTCGTCCTGGGTGGCGCGGCCGCGGGTGTGACGTACATCCTGGGAACCTGGATCGGCGGAGCCGTAGGCTGA
- a CDS encoding ADP-ribosylglycohydrolase family protein, with product MELIACNPQVLLERARGALLGLAVGDALGAPAENMKPSEIRAKWGRIEGFVSDDPAGTDDTEYAIFSGLLLARHGSALTVAHVERAWHHWIADLDEGPFRGAGFSERGTLENLRRGLAAPISAQHRHAWSDGLAMRAAPFGVFAAGRPAEAARLVAIDGCVSHDGEGIYGGQAVAAGVAAAMAGGSPASVVSAALSVIPSDSWTARSLRRAVTAAPRGERAVRSAVVIGGYPWTDLAPEAVGLAFGAFAACAGDFSGSVLMAVNMGRDADTTAAVAGALAGAMSGAPAIPAAWSSAIGPVRGSCLPSMRGYHVLDIADLLTPEAETPR from the coding sequence ATGGAGCTGATTGCATGCAATCCGCAGGTCCTCCTCGAACGGGCCCGGGGCGCTCTTCTCGGACTCGCGGTGGGTGACGCGCTGGGCGCTCCCGCGGAGAACATGAAGCCGTCGGAGATCCGGGCCAAATGGGGCCGGATCGAGGGCTTCGTCTCGGACGACCCGGCGGGCACGGACGACACGGAATACGCGATCTTCTCGGGCCTGCTGCTGGCCCGCCACGGATCGGCGCTCACCGTCGCGCACGTCGAACGCGCGTGGCACCACTGGATCGCGGACCTGGACGAGGGCCCGTTCCGCGGCGCGGGCTTCAGCGAGCGCGGCACCCTCGAGAACCTCCGCCGGGGCCTGGCCGCCCCCATCTCGGCCCAGCACCGCCACGCCTGGTCGGACGGCCTCGCCATGCGCGCGGCCCCGTTCGGCGTCTTCGCGGCGGGCCGGCCGGCGGAGGCCGCGCGGCTGGTCGCCATCGACGGCTGCGTCAGCCACGACGGCGAGGGCATCTACGGCGGCCAGGCCGTCGCGGCGGGCGTCGCGGCGGCGATGGCCGGGGGCTCCCCGGCCTCGGTCGTCTCGGCCGCCCTGTCGGTCATCCCGTCGGACTCCTGGACGGCGCGCTCCCTGCGCCGGGCGGTCACGGCCGCGCCGCGCGGCGAACGGGCCGTGCGCTCGGCGGTGGTGATCGGCGGCTATCCGTGGACGGACCTGGCCCCGGAGGCGGTGGGCCTGGCGTTCGGCGCGTTCGCCGCGTGCGCGGGCGACTTCTCCGGCTCGGTCCTGATGGCCGTCAACATGGGCCGGGACGCGGACACCACGGCGGCGGTGGCGGGCGCCCTCGCCGGAGCCATGTCCGGCGCCCCCGCCATCCCGGCCGCTTGGTCCTCGGCGATCGGCCCGGTCCGCGGGAGCTGCCTCCCGTCGATGCGCGGCTACCACGTCCTGGACATCGCGGACCTCCTCACCCCGGAAGCCGAGACCCCCCGATGA
- a CDS encoding DUF4232 domain-containing protein, whose amino-acid sequence MQRTARGGADRAPARWLVAGALACGLLAAAGPAGAVEGTAGRSAGAAPCTSEQLVADGAQRIGVSGFRITVVNEGPGACVLKGHPAVALAGQGSPDRNKPLDVVREGRAGAVRLEAGDRAWTRLTFTPVLGEADGYCDSGAEPGVAPSVVLGVGGGGLQLAPDDGGNFALCDDAVRATAFRPASP is encoded by the coding sequence ATGCAGCGCACGGCACGAGGCGGCGCGGACCGGGCCCCGGCCCGTTGGCTGGTGGCGGGCGCCCTGGCCTGCGGCCTGCTGGCGGCCGCGGGCCCGGCCGGCGCGGTAGAGGGGACGGCCGGGCGGTCGGCGGGCGCCGCGCCCTGTACGAGCGAGCAGCTCGTCGCGGACGGCGCGCAGCGCATCGGCGTCAGCGGGTTCCGGATCACGGTGGTCAATGAGGGCCCCGGGGCGTGCGTACTGAAGGGGCATCCCGCCGTGGCCCTCGCCGGTCAGGGATCGCCGGACCGGAACAAGCCCCTGGACGTGGTGCGCGAGGGCCGGGCGGGCGCCGTGCGGCTGGAGGCCGGCGACCGGGCCTGGACCCGGCTCACCTTCACCCCGGTGCTCGGCGAGGCCGACGGGTACTGCGACTCCGGCGCCGAGCCGGGCGTCGCGCCCTCGGTCGTACTGGGTGTGGGAGGAGGCGGGCTCCAGCTGGCGCCCGACGACGGCGGAAACTTCGCGCTCTGCGACGACGCCGTACGCGCCACGGCCTTCCGGCCCGCCTCCCCCTGA
- a CDS encoding UBP-type zinc finger domain-containing protein gives MTAIDGVEPSVPPTGTGCTDCDAVGGWWFHLRRCAQCGHVGCCDSSPAQHATAHWKSTGHPLVQSFEPGEDWFWDYAGNEPYEAGPELAPPASHPADQAAPGPSDRVPQDWTRLLHR, from the coding sequence ATGACCGCCATCGACGGAGTCGAACCGAGCGTCCCGCCCACCGGCACCGGCTGCACCGACTGCGACGCGGTCGGCGGCTGGTGGTTCCACCTGCGGCGCTGCGCCCAGTGCGGCCACGTCGGCTGCTGCGACTCCTCGCCCGCCCAACACGCCACCGCCCACTGGAAGTCGACGGGCCATCCGCTGGTGCAGAGCTTCGAACCGGGCGAGGACTGGTTCTGGGACTACGCGGGCAACGAGCCGTACGAGGCCGGACCCGAGCTCGCGCCACCGGCCTCCCATCCGGCCGACCAGGCGGCGCCGGGCCCGTCCGACCGGGTTCCGCAGGACTGGACGCGGCTGCTCCACCGCTGA
- a CDS encoding ATP-binding protein, translating into MSGRVMPCSPQEIASLFLFEKLSPEQLGRLCAEGRVERFDAGPVYTEGDPATCFYVMIEGTVVLSRRVGGDEVEVARTSQRGVYSGAMQAYLGDRVPQTYNNSMRVTEPTRFFVLPAQSFADVMREWFPMAAHLLEGLFFGSRSTQQAVGQRERLLALGSLSAGLTHELNNPAAAAVRATATLRERVGKMRHKLAHISQGNYPREAIAELIEIQERTVERVAKAPVLSPIEASDREDGLADWLEDHGIPEGWRIAPVFVQAGLDTDWLEQVAAKVAGDLLPGAIGWLNYTVETELLMDEIDDSTTRISHLVDAAKQYSQLDRAPHRVVDVHELLDSTLLMLSGKIGPGIRVVKEYDRSVPDVPAYPAELNQVWTNLIDNAVFAIGSTGGEGTLTVRTAREGDRLLVEFRDTGPGVPADIRSRIFDPFFTTKPVGEGTGLGLDISWRIVVNKHHGSLQVESAPGDTRFQVLLPLTAPEPAPEPASGSTSVPGTETTEEPA; encoded by the coding sequence GTGAGCGGGCGGGTCATGCCCTGCAGCCCGCAGGAGATCGCCTCGCTGTTCCTGTTCGAGAAGCTCTCCCCGGAGCAGCTCGGGCGGCTGTGCGCCGAGGGACGCGTGGAGCGCTTCGACGCCGGTCCCGTGTACACCGAGGGCGACCCCGCGACCTGCTTCTACGTGATGATCGAGGGCACCGTCGTCCTGTCCCGGCGGGTCGGCGGCGACGAGGTGGAAGTCGCCCGGACCTCGCAGCGCGGGGTGTACTCCGGGGCCATGCAGGCCTACTTGGGCGACCGGGTGCCGCAGACCTACAACAACTCCATGCGGGTGACGGAGCCGACGCGGTTCTTCGTGCTGCCCGCGCAGTCGTTCGCGGACGTCATGCGGGAATGGTTCCCGATGGCCGCTCACCTGCTGGAAGGGCTCTTCTTCGGCTCGCGGAGCACCCAGCAGGCCGTCGGGCAGCGTGAACGGCTCCTCGCGCTGGGCTCGTTGTCCGCCGGGCTCACCCACGAACTCAACAACCCGGCCGCGGCGGCCGTCCGGGCCACGGCCACACTGCGCGAACGCGTCGGCAAGATGCGGCACAAGCTGGCGCACATCTCCCAGGGCAACTATCCACGCGAGGCGATCGCCGAACTCATCGAGATCCAGGAACGGACCGTCGAACGCGTCGCCAAGGCGCCGGTGTTGAGCCCCATCGAGGCCTCCGACCGGGAGGACGGGCTCGCCGACTGGCTGGAGGACCACGGCATCCCCGAGGGCTGGCGGATCGCACCGGTCTTCGTCCAGGCGGGCCTGGACACGGACTGGCTGGAGCAGGTCGCGGCCAAGGTGGCCGGGGACCTCCTGCCGGGGGCCATCGGCTGGCTCAACTACACCGTCGAGACCGAGCTGTTGATGGACGAGATCGACGACTCCACCACCCGCATCTCCCACCTCGTGGACGCCGCCAAGCAGTACTCGCAGCTCGACCGGGCCCCGCACCGGGTCGTCGACGTCCACGAACTCCTCGACAGCACCCTGCTGATGCTCTCGGGCAAGATCGGACCCGGGATCCGGGTGGTCAAGGAGTACGACCGCTCCGTGCCGGACGTGCCCGCGTATCCGGCCGAGCTCAACCAGGTGTGGACCAACCTCATCGACAACGCCGTCTTCGCCATCGGGAGCACCGGCGGAGAGGGCACGCTGACGGTCCGCACGGCACGGGAGGGGGACCGGCTGCTCGTGGAGTTCCGGGACACCGGGCCCGGCGTGCCGGCGGACATCCGCAGCCGCATCTTCGACCCCTTCTTCACCACCAAACCGGTCGGCGAGGGCACCGGACTCGGCCTCGACATCTCCTGGCGGATCGTCGTCAACAAGCACCACGGCAGCCTCCAGGTCGAGTCCGCACCGGGCGACACCCGCTTCCAGGTGCTGCTGCCCCTCACCGCCCCGGAACCCGCCCCGGAACCCGCATCGGGATCCACGTCCGTGCCCGGAACCGAGACCACCGAGGAGCCCGCATGA
- a CDS encoding FAD-dependent oxidoreductase, producing MAEVTGTARTETARTETARTVILTVDDDPGVSRAIARDLRRHYGSGYRIVRAESGESALEALHELKLRGDLVAVILADYRMPQMNGIEFLEQALGVYPGARRVLLTAYADTNAAIDAINVVDLDHYLLKPWDPPEEKLYPVLDDLLAAWRSSDYRPVPATKVVGHRWSARSSDVREFLARNQVPYRWYSRDEPEGQRLLRAAGADGQRLPVVITPGGTVLIEPAAPDLAAHVGLATTPTADFYDLVVIGGGPAGLGAALYGASEGLRTVLVERSATGGQAGQSSRIENYLGFPDGVSGAQLTDRARRQAGRFGAEILTAREVTGLEVNGAARVVRFSDGTAIAAHSVILATGVSYRQLRAPGCDELTGCGVYYGSSLTEAAACLEQDVYIVGGANSAGQAAMYLARGAKSVTLLVRGESLAASMSHYLIQQIEEAPNITVRPRTVVESAHGDGHLEQLTLRDVASGATELVDTQWMFVFIGAAPLTGWLDGTVLRDEHGFILAGPDLTPDGRPPAEWELDRPPYHLETNIPGVFVAGDARAQSAKRVASAVGEGAMAVMLVHRYLEQS from the coding sequence ATGGCAGAGGTCACCGGCACGGCGCGTACCGAGACGGCGCGTACCGAGACGGCGCGCACCGTCATCCTCACCGTGGACGACGACCCGGGCGTGTCCCGGGCCATCGCCCGCGACCTGCGCCGCCACTACGGCTCCGGCTACCGCATCGTGCGCGCCGAATCCGGCGAGTCCGCGCTGGAGGCCCTGCACGAGCTGAAGCTGCGGGGCGACCTGGTGGCCGTGATCCTCGCCGACTACCGCATGCCGCAGATGAACGGCATCGAGTTCCTCGAACAGGCCCTGGGCGTGTACCCGGGCGCTCGGCGCGTGCTGCTGACCGCGTACGCCGACACCAACGCGGCGATCGACGCGATCAACGTCGTCGACCTCGACCACTACCTCCTCAAGCCGTGGGACCCGCCGGAGGAGAAGCTCTACCCGGTCCTGGACGACCTCCTCGCCGCCTGGCGCTCCAGCGACTACCGGCCCGTGCCCGCCACCAAAGTGGTCGGGCACCGCTGGTCGGCACGCTCCTCGGACGTCCGGGAGTTCCTGGCCCGCAACCAGGTGCCCTACCGCTGGTACTCCCGCGACGAGCCCGAGGGGCAGCGGCTGCTGCGCGCGGCCGGAGCCGACGGACAGCGGCTGCCCGTGGTGATCACACCCGGCGGCACCGTGCTGATCGAGCCGGCCGCGCCCGACCTGGCGGCGCACGTGGGGCTCGCCACGACGCCGACCGCCGACTTCTACGACCTCGTCGTGATCGGCGGCGGCCCGGCCGGGCTCGGCGCGGCGCTGTACGGGGCCTCCGAGGGGCTCCGGACGGTGCTGGTCGAGCGGTCGGCGACCGGCGGGCAGGCCGGGCAGAGCTCCCGCATCGAGAACTACCTCGGATTCCCGGACGGCGTGTCCGGCGCCCAGCTCACGGACCGCGCCCGCCGCCAGGCCGGCCGGTTCGGCGCCGAGATCCTCACCGCGCGCGAGGTCACGGGGCTGGAGGTGAACGGCGCGGCACGCGTCGTCCGCTTCTCCGACGGCACGGCGATCGCCGCGCACAGCGTCATCCTCGCGACCGGCGTGTCCTACCGGCAGCTCCGGGCGCCGGGCTGCGACGAGCTGACCGGCTGCGGGGTGTACTACGGCTCCTCGCTCACCGAGGCGGCCGCCTGCCTGGAGCAGGACGTGTACATCGTCGGCGGCGCCAACTCGGCCGGGCAGGCGGCGATGTACCTGGCGCGCGGCGCGAAGTCGGTGACGCTGCTCGTACGCGGGGAATCCCTGGCCGCCTCGATGTCCCACTACCTGATCCAGCAGATCGAGGAGGCGCCGAACATCACGGTGCGCCCCCGGACCGTCGTCGAGTCGGCGCACGGCGACGGGCACCTGGAGCAGCTCACGCTGCGGGACGTGGCGAGCGGCGCGACCGAACTCGTCGACACCCAGTGGATGTTCGTCTTCATCGGCGCGGCCCCGCTGACCGGCTGGCTGGACGGTACGGTGCTGCGCGACGAGCACGGCTTCATCCTGGCCGGGCCGGACCTCACGCCGGACGGACGGCCGCCCGCCGAGTGGGAGCTGGACCGGCCGCCCTACCACCTGGAGACCAACATCCCGGGCGTGTTCGTGGCGGGCGACGCGCGCGCCCAGTCGGCGAAGCGCGTCGCGTCCGCCGTCGGAGAGGGAGCCATGGCAGTCATGCTCGTCCACCGGTACCTGGAGCAGTCGTGA
- a CDS encoding anhydro-N-acetylmuramic acid kinase yields the protein MRVVGLMSGTSYDAIDAAAADLDMDGDALVLTPLGMISTAYDDELRAALAGALPPAATDLAAVCRLDTRIGQAFAAAAVRADLELCDGRADLIASHGQTVYHWAEAGRVHGTLQIGEPAWIAEATGRPVVSGFRTRDVAAGGQGAPLVSIVDVMWLRGRPGVPVALNLGGIGNVTVVRGGSGGADGPYGSGVPYGSGGEPIAFDTGPANALIDAAVRELTGRDASGGQRSMDADGALAARGRVDPPLLRRLLDEPYYRLPAPKTTGKELFHLPYLRSALDTVGPLPAEDVIATLTRLTARTVADAVRPFAATEVIASGGGTRNPVLMRWLREELGGAAGAALRTSDELGLPSGTKEAYAFAVLGWLTAHGLPATVPSCTGARHASVLGSLTPGGAGLRLPERPAAAPVRLTVRGGRAPG from the coding sequence CTGCGGGTGGTCGGGCTGATGTCCGGCACGTCGTACGACGCCATCGACGCGGCCGCCGCCGACCTCGACATGGACGGGGACGCGCTCGTGCTCACCCCGCTGGGCATGATCAGCACCGCGTACGACGACGAGCTGCGGGCGGCGCTCGCCGGGGCGCTGCCGCCCGCAGCGACGGACCTGGCCGCGGTGTGCCGCCTCGATACGCGCATCGGGCAGGCCTTCGCCGCGGCGGCGGTCCGGGCCGACCTTGAACTGTGCGACGGGCGGGCGGACTTGATCGCCTCGCACGGGCAGACCGTCTACCACTGGGCCGAGGCCGGCCGGGTGCACGGCACGCTCCAGATCGGCGAGCCGGCCTGGATCGCCGAGGCGACCGGCCGCCCCGTCGTCTCCGGCTTCCGTACCCGGGACGTGGCCGCCGGGGGACAGGGCGCGCCCCTGGTGAGCATCGTCGACGTCATGTGGCTGCGGGGGCGGCCGGGAGTTCCCGTGGCGCTCAACCTGGGCGGCATCGGCAACGTGACGGTGGTGCGGGGTGGCTCGGGAGGTGCGGACGGCCCGTACGGCTCGGGCGTCCCGTACGGCTCGGGCGGCGAACCGATCGCCTTCGACACCGGGCCCGCCAACGCGCTGATCGACGCGGCGGTGCGGGAGCTGACGGGGCGGGACGCCTCGGGCGGGCAGCGCTCCATGGACGCGGACGGCGCGCTCGCCGCGCGGGGGAGGGTGGATCCACCGCTGTTGCGCAGGCTGCTGGACGAGCCGTACTACCGGCTGCCCGCGCCGAAGACGACGGGCAAGGAACTGTTCCACCTGCCCTATCTGCGCTCCGCGCTGGACACGGTCGGGCCGCTGCCCGCCGAGGACGTCATCGCCACCCTGACCCGGCTCACGGCACGGACCGTCGCCGACGCCGTACGGCCCTTCGCGGCGACGGAGGTGATCGCCTCGGGCGGGGGCACCCGCAACCCGGTGCTGATGCGGTGGCTGCGCGAGGAGCTCGGCGGAGCCGCGGGCGCGGCGCTGCGGACCTCGGACGAGCTGGGACTGCCGTCGGGCACGAAGGAGGCGTACGCCTTCGCCGTCCTGGGCTGGCTCACCGCGCACGGCCTGCCCGCGACCGTCCCCTCCTGCACCGGCGCCCGCCACGCGAGCGTCCTCGGCTCGCTCACGCCCGGCGGAGCAGGACTGCGGCTGCCGGAGCGGCCGGCGGCGGCGCCCGTACGCCTGACCGTGCGGGGCGGGCGCGCCCCTGGATGA
- a CDS encoding MFS transporter: protein MPSPAPGPVRPPVTARPPAGSRRALVAGSVGNFIEWYEFGVYGYFATVIAAQFFTPEGGGGAEALVKTYASFALAFFFRPVGAALFGRLGDRIGRRPTLILVVCLMTGATTLIGALPTYASIGAAAPWLLTLLRIVQGLSAGGEFGGAVSIMTESAPPGRRGRYGAWQSFTVSLGLLAGAGAAALLATVLTGAQLNAWGWRIPFLLTLPLGLAALWLRLRLEETPAFEAAAGRAGGPVRRPPAAETARAVVLGAGRLMGWSAAGYTFLVVLPSYLQNTLNATFQQALAATVLANLGFAASILPAGMLSDRLGRRTVMLAGALLVAVLALPLLNLVQDAGASVYAKGAALLAAGAAVGLMAGPGPAMLAEMFPTTVRYTGLGLAYALSNAVLSGSAGLIITELVAWTGDVDVPAYYAAAACAVSALALLTLRGDDHERALR, encoded by the coding sequence ATGCCCTCACCCGCCCCCGGTCCGGTCCGGCCCCCAGTGACAGCCCGGCCGCCGGCCGGCTCCCGCCGGGCCCTGGTCGCGGGGTCCGTCGGCAACTTCATCGAGTGGTACGAGTTCGGCGTCTACGGCTACTTCGCCACCGTCATCGCGGCGCAGTTCTTCACCCCCGAGGGCGGCGGCGGTGCGGAGGCGCTCGTCAAGACGTACGCCTCGTTCGCCCTCGCCTTCTTCTTCCGGCCGGTCGGGGCGGCCCTGTTCGGGCGGCTCGGGGACCGGATCGGCCGGCGGCCGACGCTCATCCTGGTCGTCTGCCTGATGACCGGCGCCACGACGCTCATCGGCGCCCTGCCGACGTACGCGTCCATCGGCGCGGCCGCACCGTGGCTGCTGACCCTGCTGCGGATCGTCCAAGGGCTCTCGGCGGGCGGGGAGTTCGGCGGAGCGGTGTCGATCATGACGGAGTCCGCCCCGCCCGGCCGCCGGGGGCGGTACGGGGCGTGGCAGTCGTTCACGGTGTCGCTCGGCCTGCTCGCGGGCGCCGGCGCGGCCGCGCTCCTGGCGACCGTACTGACCGGTGCGCAGCTGAACGCGTGGGGCTGGCGGATCCCCTTCCTGCTGACCCTGCCGCTCGGACTCGCCGCGCTGTGGCTGCGCTTGCGCCTGGAGGAGACCCCCGCCTTCGAGGCGGCCGCCGGCCGCGCGGGCGGACCCGTGCGGCGCCCGCCCGCCGCGGAGACCGCCAGGGCCGTAGTGCTGGGCGCCGGGCGGCTGATGGGATGGTCGGCGGCCGGCTACACCTTCCTGGTGGTCCTGCCCTCGTACCTCCAGAACACGCTGAACGCGACGTTCCAGCAGGCGTTGGCCGCCACCGTCCTGGCGAACCTGGGATTCGCGGCGTCGATCCTGCCGGCCGGCATGCTGAGCGACCGGCTCGGGCGCCGGACGGTGATGCTGGCCGGAGCCCTGCTCGTCGCCGTGCTCGCGCTGCCGCTGCTGAACCTGGTGCAGGACGCCGGCGCGAGCGTGTACGCCAAGGGGGCCGCGCTCCTCGCCGCGGGCGCCGCCGTCGGGCTGATGGCCGGACCCGGGCCCGCGATGCTGGCCGAGATGTTCCCGACCACGGTGCGCTACACGGGACTCGGACTGGCGTACGCGCTGTCCAACGCCGTGCTCTCGGGCAGCGCGGGGCTGATCATCACCGAGCTGGTCGCGTGGACCGGCGACGTGGACGTTCCCGCGTACTACGCCGCGGCCGCCTGCGCGGTGAGCGCCCTCGCGCTGCTGACCCTGCGCGGCGACGACCACGAGCGGGCGCTGCGGTGA
- a CDS encoding TOPRIM nucleotidyl transferase/hydrolase domain-containing protein — protein sequence MNDMDAFREAVTAWAAGGPGDRARELAARLPVRTVVLLEGPSDAAAVGALAASRGRDLAAEGVCVLSMGGAMSVGRFAHLLGPSGLGLRLTGLCDEAERGFYARGLERAGAAEQEFFVCAADLEEELIRALGVTRVEELVRAEGELRALQTFQRQPAQQGRTPPQQLRRFFGTKKGRKIRYGHVLVEALDPDRVPAPLHGLLAGL from the coding sequence ATGAACGACATGGACGCCTTCCGGGAAGCCGTGACGGCCTGGGCGGCCGGCGGTCCCGGCGACCGCGCGCGCGAACTCGCCGCCCGGCTGCCCGTCCGGACGGTCGTCCTGCTCGAAGGGCCGAGCGACGCGGCGGCGGTCGGCGCACTGGCCGCGAGCCGCGGCCGCGACCTGGCGGCCGAAGGGGTCTGCGTGCTGTCGATGGGCGGCGCGATGAGCGTCGGGCGCTTCGCGCACCTCCTCGGGCCCTCCGGCCTGGGCCTGCGCCTCACGGGGCTGTGCGACGAGGCGGAGCGCGGCTTCTACGCCCGCGGCCTGGAACGGGCCGGGGCGGCGGAGCAGGAGTTCTTCGTCTGCGCGGCGGACCTGGAGGAGGAGCTCATCCGCGCGTTGGGCGTGACCCGGGTGGAAGAGCTCGTCCGCGCCGAGGGCGAGCTGCGCGCCCTGCAGACCTTCCAGCGCCAGCCCGCGCAGCAGGGACGCACCCCGCCGCAGCAGTTGCGGCGCTTCTTCGGCACGAAGAAGGGGCGCAAGATCCGCTACGGCCACGTCCTCGTCGAGGCCCTGGACCCGGACCGGGTGCCCGCGCCGCTCCACGGTCTGCTCGCCGGCCTCTGA
- a CDS encoding NUDIX hydrolase family protein encodes MTETTPGWLTTDELEMARAQMPILYVTAVPVRVDDSGEVTSIGLLLRIGPDGTVSRTLVSGRVLHHERVRDALLRHLEKDLGPVALPHVPASLQPFTVAEYFPTAGVTSYHDPRQHAVALAYIVPVTGDCRPRQDALDLVWFSPQEAASVAVQSEIPGGHGVLLKQALAYAGHAY; translated from the coding sequence ATGACCGAAACCACGCCCGGCTGGCTGACCACGGATGAGCTGGAAATGGCCAGGGCCCAGATGCCGATCCTGTACGTGACGGCGGTGCCCGTACGCGTGGACGACAGCGGCGAAGTCACCAGCATCGGTCTGTTGCTGCGCATCGGTCCGGACGGGACGGTCAGCCGGACCCTGGTGTCCGGCCGCGTACTGCACCACGAGCGGGTCCGTGACGCGCTGCTGCGCCACTTGGAGAAGGACCTCGGCCCGGTCGCGCTGCCGCACGTCCCCGCCTCCCTCCAGCCGTTCACGGTCGCCGAGTACTTCCCCACGGCGGGCGTCACCTCGTACCACGACCCGCGCCAGCACGCGGTGGCCCTCGCCTACATCGTGCCGGTGACCGGCGACTGCCGCCCCCGCCAGGACGCGCTGGACCTCGTCTGGTTCAGCCCGCAGGAGGCCGCGTCGGTGGCCGTGCAGAGCGAGATCCCGGGCGGGCACGGCGTCCTGCTGAAGCAGGCCCTCGCGTACGCGGGACACGCCTACTAG